One window of the Desulfonatronum sp. SC1 genome contains the following:
- a CDS encoding DUF47 domain-containing protein — translation MLFRIPFLSMIGGRSPMDGLLEHYSQVEAAMTIINESLLCYIGGGSACKEFQILKQELDQLEDKADKIKRNTRNHLPRGLFMAVDKTLFLNYTRAQDNILDSAQDALDWLNIHTVNIPGALRTDGLSLVEEAIRAVELLKPALEGTIRLVHTDIADREAVKDAYRAVRSQHNDVRKMKSLLFRELFSADMDFKDVFQLLHFFEYMHEMSHNAEGCADILRAMIAR, via the coding sequence ATGCTGTTTCGAATTCCTTTTTTGAGCATGATCGGAGGTCGCTCTCCCATGGACGGGCTGCTGGAGCATTACAGCCAGGTGGAAGCCGCCATGACGATCATCAACGAGTCACTCTTGTGCTATATCGGGGGCGGCAGTGCGTGCAAGGAGTTTCAGATCTTGAAACAGGAGCTGGATCAACTTGAGGACAAAGCGGACAAGATCAAGCGTAATACGCGCAACCACCTGCCTCGCGGTTTGTTTATGGCCGTGGATAAGACCCTTTTTCTGAACTATACCCGAGCCCAGGACAATATTTTGGATTCGGCCCAGGACGCCCTGGACTGGCTGAACATCCACACCGTGAACATCCCCGGGGCATTGCGCACCGACGGACTGTCCTTGGTCGAAGAGGCGATTCGGGCCGTGGAACTGCTCAAACCGGCCCTGGAAGGGACCATTCGCCTCGTGCATACGGACATCGCGGACCGAGAGGCGGTCAAGGATGCCTATCGGGCAGTGAGAAGCCAGCACAACGACGTGCGCAAAATGAAGTCCTTGCTGTTCCGTGAACTGTTCAGCGCGGACATGGATTTCAAGGACGTCTTCCAACTCCTGCATTTTTTCGAATACATGCACGAGATGAGCCACAACGCCGAAGGCTGCGCGGACATTCTGCGGGCGATGATCGCGAGATAG